A genomic region of Solanum dulcamara chromosome 2, daSolDulc1.2, whole genome shotgun sequence contains the following coding sequences:
- the LOC129880292 gene encoding protein PLASTID REDOX INSENSITIVE 2, chloroplastic codes for MASAISLVSSSILLSSSSSSSVYLPISNSVNWVSSSSSYTCITTWVSPKRRRSRNPEILICRAAEYKFPDPIPEFAEAETEKFRDHLLKKLPKKKDLYGDSVEEIVGICTEILNEFLHAEYGGPGTLLVVPFIDMADTINDRGLPGGPQAARAAVKWAQSHVDNDWKEWNSGKKI; via the exons ATGGCTTCGGCTATATCACTTGTCTCTTCatccattcttctttcttcttcttcttcgtcctCTGTTTATCTTCCAATTTCAAATTCAGTCAATTGggtttcatcttcttcatcatacACATGTATTACCACTTGGGTTTCTCCCAAACGACGCAGAAGCAGAAACCCAGAAATCCTTATTTGCAGAGCTGCTGAATACAAATTCCCTGACCCTATTCCTGAGTTTGCTGAAGCT GAAACGGAGAAGTTCAGAGATCATTTGCTCAAGAAACTTCCAAAGAAGAAGGATTTATATGGAGATTCTGTTGAAGAAATTGTTGGAATCTGCACTGAG ATCCTCAATGAGTTCTTACATGCTGAGTACGGTGGTCCAGGAACATTATTGGTTGTTCCATTCATCGATATGGCAGATACCATAAACGACAGGGGTTTACCAGGAGGACCACAAGCTGCGCGTGCTGCAGTCAAATGGGCACAAAGTCACGTTGACAACGATTGGAAGGAATGGAATAGTGGTAAGAAAATATAA
- the LOC129880295 gene encoding uncharacterized protein LOC129880295, which produces MKILMIRRGLRLLATGNLYSSPLIYRRHSSMSTSSFSAASSLNAYFAADDFLLGDQIATLASKSETTPNLLQPGVVVYDGVCHLCHNGVKWVIKADRDKKIKFCCLQSKAAEPYMSVCDLDRDDVRRRFLFIEGPGLYHQGSAAALRVLAHLPFPYSALSYLVIVPTPLRDAVYDHVAKKRYKWFGKSDDCLVLREQDLLDRFIDREELLERSRSVL; this is translated from the exons ATGAAGATATTGATGATTAGGAGAGGTTTACGGTTACTGGCCACCGGAAATTTGTACTCCTCGCCGTTGATTTACCGGCGGCATTCTTCTATGTCGACGTCGTCTTTCTCTGCTGCTTCTTCGTTGAATGCTTACTTCGCCGCAGATGATTTTCTGCTCGGCGATCAAATAGCTACTTTGGCTTCGAAATCGGAGACTACTCCGAATCTACTTCAGCCTGGTGTCGTTGTCTATGACGGCGTTTGTCATCTTTGTCACAACG GTGTGAAATGGGTCATTAAAGCTGACAGGGATAAGAAAATCAAGTTCTGCTGCTTGCAGTCAAAGGCTGCTGAACCTTACATGAGTGTTTGTGATCTTGATCGAGATGACGTTCGTCGTCGCTTCTTATTCATTGAAGGCCCAGGTTTATACCATCAAGGCTCCGCTG CTGCGCTGAGGGTTCTAGCTCACTTGCCATTTCCTTACTCTGCGCTGAGTTACCTCGTGATTGTACCTACTCCTTTAAGGGATgctgtttatgatcatgttgcCAAGAAGAGGTATAAATGGTTTGGGAAGAGTGATGACTGTTTGGTTCTCCGGGAGCAAGACTTACTTGACCGCTTCATTGATAGGGAAGAGTTGCTTGAACGTAGCCGATCTGTTTTGTGA